In the Silene latifolia isolate original U9 population chromosome 1, ASM4854445v1, whole genome shotgun sequence genome, TTTTCGTCAATACTTGCATAGGTGCCAACGTTTTGGCAACATCTCATGACGAAACGAAATGCCCCAATAACCGATGCTTTATTTGGAGGTTTTCGATGTGTGGGGAATATATTTCATGGGGCCATTCCCTAATTCCTATGGATTCCTCTACATCCTCTTGACGGtcgattatgtgtctaagtgggtggaggccaTTTCCACGAAATGTGATGATGCGAAGACGGTGAAGGCCTTTGTCAAAAGCAACATATTTTCAAGGTTTGGATTCCCAAAGGCAATTGTTAGTGATAGGGGAACTCATTTTTGCAACAAGGTGATCTCGACTttgcttcaaaaatatggtgtgctCCACAAGATTTCTACGGCCTATCACCCTCAAACAAACGGCCAAGCGGAAGTCTATAACCGGGAGATTAATCATATCTTGGAAAGAACGGTCAATACcgaccgaaaagattggagcaagaggcttgaagatgctctatgggcttatagaacggccTATACGACCCCAATCAACATGTCTCCATATAGGCTAATTTATGGGAAGGGATGTCACCTCCCCGTAGAAGTTGAACACAAAGCCTATTGGGTGATCAAAGCTTTCAACCAAAATGtcgatgaggcgggattgcacCGAAAACTTCAAATTcaagaattggaagagcttaGACAAAATGCTGATGATAATGCTAGCATTTACAAGGAGAAAGCTCGGTCATGGCATGATAAAATGGTGACAAGGAGAATTTTTGAAGAGGGACAAGATGTTTTGGTGTTCCAAAGTCGTCTCAAGAACTTTCCCGGCAAGCTAAGGTCGAGATGGTATGGACCTTACAAAGTCAAGAAAGTTTTTCCACATGGAGCGGTGGAGGTGGAAAACCCGACCTCGGGAAAAGTGATAAAGGTCAATGGACAACGGTTGAAGCATTACTTCAAGGGAGTGGCGTTGCAAGGTGAAGAGGATCTTCTTTTAGAAGATCCAATTTACAAAGATTAATTCTCAAGCAATTGACTACGTCGAGCCATCGACATTAAAAATACGGCACAAGTTTGTAAATATTctctttatagtgtagaatttaCCGCTTTCCTAGATAGAATTTACATTCATGTCATTTAAATTCCGTACATTTAAATCCTTGTTAAACATTAAATTGCATCAAAAATACATGGAAGTTACTAATACTCTTGTGGAGATTTGATGGTCTAGTGAGCATGGGAAAATGCGTTGAAAAGGGTCGACTCGGCAATTTGGATGTGAAGGATgatctaagtgtgggggagaCTCCCTTTAGCAAAAGAAGGAAAAGCTACAAAGTCAAAGTTTGAGCTCACGGGCAGACGCAAACGCAGCCTGCGTCATATGACGCAGCATGCGCCGTCCTACGCAGGCCTGCGTTGCATGACAAAGCCTGCGTACTAAGCTGAATAGTGCAATTTCTTTTGCTCAAAATACCATGAACAATTAATCCCCTTTATAATTCCGGATCCCCTTTTACTTCCCTTCATCAAAACCCTTTTCAAAACTCATATCAAATTCCCCTAAACTTCCTTCAAATCCCACAAATCATCACCTTCAATCTTTTCCCCTTGTCACAAATCACTCCATTTTGTGATTACCACCATCAAATACCTCCCTCTACACACTTTTGACAAATTTTCCCCAAAAACCTCAAGAACCCTAGCTTTTGAAAATCCATTAATTCAAGCTTGAAGTCTGAATTCAAGGGTCCAAGACGGGTTTGGGGGCAACTAAGAGGATCAAGGAGCATTTCTTTGTGGAAATCGGGAAGGTATAACAACCTAACTCCACTTTCAATTTTATGCTCTTGTATTAATCCAAAAATTGCTTTACTTAGTATCTTTATATGATTTTTGTCGATCTCTTGTTTCTAAGTTTGTTGTTGGTGATCAAATTTTTCTGGGAGAGGTAGAGGAAATCATCAAACACCAATTTTTCAGAAATTACAAAGTGtgcacaccaagtgtttgttgATTTGCCTCATTGAGTGAAAAACTGTTTTGAGTGGTATTTGCATTGCTTTTAAT is a window encoding:
- the LOC141653030 gene encoding uncharacterized protein LOC141653030, which translates into the protein MSPYRLIYGKGCHLPVEVEHKAYWVIKAFNQNVDEAGLHRKLQIQELEELRQNADDNASIYKEKARSWHDKMVTRRIFEEGQDVLVFQSRLKNFPGKLRSRWYGPYKVKKVFPHGAVEVENPTSGKVIKVNGQRLKHYFKGVALQGEEDLLLEDPIYKD